The Gillisia sp. Hel_I_86 genome has a segment encoding these proteins:
- the lpxA gene encoding acyl-ACP--UDP-N-acetylglucosamine O-acyltransferase, producing the protein MNQPLAYVHPGAKIAKNVVIEPFTTIHNNVVIGEGTWIGSNVTIMEGARIGKNCSIFPGAVISAVPQDKKFNDEETTTEIGDNTTIRECVTINRGTSDRMKTVIGKNCWIMAYCHIAHDCVVGDNCVFSNNSTLAGHINVGDYVILAGMAAIQQYCSIGNHAFVTGGSMVRKDVPPFVKAGREPLSYVGINSIGLRRRGFNVEKIREIQDIYRILYQKNYNNSQAVAIIEAEMQATAERDEILEFIKNSQRGIMKGYFSSSN; encoded by the coding sequence ATGAATCAGCCTTTAGCTTATGTACATCCTGGAGCAAAAATCGCAAAAAATGTGGTGATAGAGCCTTTTACCACCATTCATAATAATGTGGTGATAGGGGAAGGTACCTGGATAGGTTCTAACGTAACTATTATGGAAGGTGCCAGGATCGGGAAAAATTGCAGCATTTTTCCAGGAGCAGTAATTTCCGCAGTACCACAGGACAAGAAATTCAATGACGAGGAAACCACAACCGAAATAGGGGACAATACAACTATTCGGGAATGTGTGACCATAAACCGTGGAACTTCAGATAGAATGAAAACCGTGATTGGTAAGAACTGTTGGATTATGGCTTATTGCCACATTGCGCATGACTGTGTGGTAGGGGATAATTGCGTTTTTTCCAATAACAGTACATTAGCGGGACATATTAATGTTGGGGACTATGTGATTTTAGCAGGAATGGCTGCTATACAGCAATATTGTAGCATTGGAAACCATGCTTTTGTAACTGGTGGATCTATGGTTAGAAAAGATGTGCCGCCTTTCGTGAAGGCAGGACGGGAACCACTTTCTTATGTAGGTATAAATTCCATAGGTCTAAGGCGCCGTGGTTTTAATGTTGAAAAGATTAGGGAGATACAAGATATCTACAGGATCTTGTATCAAAAAAATTATAACAATTCTCAGGCAGTTGCCATAATTGAAGCAGAGATGCAAGCAACGGCGGAGCGTGATGAGATCTTGGAATTTATCAAGAACTCCCAACGTGGAATTATGAAAGGATATTTTAGTTCATCAAATTAA
- the efp gene encoding elongation factor P: MASTSDIRNGLCIRYNHDIYKVVEFLHVKPGKGPAFVRTKLKSVTSGKVLDNTFSAGHKIEDVRVETHKFQFLYHDGEFYHFMNVEDYTQIRLLETALDMPKLLKEGEVVTVLINTEDNMPLTVDMPASVVLEVTHTEPGVKGNTATNATKPATVETGAEVNVPLFINEGDKIKIETDKGTYKERVKE, from the coding sequence ATGGCAAGTACAAGTGATATTAGAAATGGGTTATGTATCCGTTATAATCATGACATCTATAAGGTAGTAGAATTTTTACACGTAAAACCAGGGAAAGGACCTGCTTTTGTTAGAACTAAATTAAAAAGTGTAACCTCTGGAAAGGTGTTGGACAATACGTTTTCTGCAGGGCATAAAATTGAAGACGTGCGAGTTGAGACTCATAAATTTCAGTTCCTATACCACGATGGGGAATTTTATCATTTTATGAACGTTGAAGATTATACACAAATACGTTTATTGGAAACTGCCCTGGATATGCCTAAACTTCTTAAAGAAGGTGAGGTTGTTACCGTATTGATCAATACTGAAGACAACATGCCCCTTACTGTAGATATGCCGGCAAGTGTTGTCCTTGAGGTTACCCATACAGAACCGGGAGTAAAAGGAAATACAGCTACCAATGCTACAAAACCTGCAACGGTGGAAACCGGGGCAGAGGTAAATGTGCCACTTTTCATCAATGAAGGGGACAAGATTAAAATAGAGACAGATAAGGGAACTTATAAGGAGCGGGTAAAAGAGTGA
- a CDS encoding prohibitin family protein — translation MDKLPKIGLPILIFVVFLIILIAKSTVTINSGEAGVLYKTFGGGVVTDQPPLGEGFHVVAPWNKVFVYEVRQQSLEENMQVLSSNGLEIKLDASVWYQPLYEDLGALHQDKGENYVQRVLQPAVRSAARAVVGRYIPEQLYASKREAIQKEILDETRLLLKDQYVQVNEVLVRDVSLPQNIKEAIERKLRQEQESLEYEFRLTKATQEAQRQRIDAEGKAKANEILSASLNDKILREKGIQATVELAKSPNAKVVVIGSGGDGMPLILGNN, via the coding sequence ATGGATAAATTACCAAAGATTGGGTTGCCAATTTTAATTTTTGTAGTTTTTTTAATTATTTTAATAGCTAAATCTACAGTTACAATCAATTCCGGTGAAGCTGGTGTTTTATATAAAACCTTTGGAGGCGGAGTTGTAACAGATCAACCACCATTGGGAGAAGGATTTCATGTGGTTGCCCCTTGGAACAAGGTTTTTGTATATGAGGTGCGTCAACAATCTTTAGAAGAGAATATGCAAGTATTGTCCTCTAATGGATTGGAAATTAAGTTGGATGCTTCGGTTTGGTATCAACCATTATATGAAGATCTAGGAGCATTGCACCAAGATAAAGGAGAGAATTATGTGCAGCGAGTATTGCAACCAGCTGTTCGATCTGCAGCACGTGCCGTAGTTGGTAGGTATATTCCAGAACAATTGTATGCAAGTAAGCGTGAAGCGATTCAAAAGGAAATTTTGGATGAAACCAGGTTGCTTTTAAAAGATCAATATGTGCAAGTTAATGAGGTGTTGGTAAGGGATGTTTCCCTTCCACAAAACATTAAGGAAGCAATTGAGCGAAAGTTGAGGCAAGAGCAAGAATCATTGGAATATGAGTTTAGATTGACCAAAGCTACCCAAGAGGCACAAAGACAACGTATTGATGCTGAAGGAAAAGCCAAGGCCAATGAAATCCTAAGTGCTTCGTTGAACGACAAGATCTTACGAGAAAAAGGGATCCAAGCAACTGTAGAGTTAGCTAAATCGCCTAATGCCAAGGTGGTAGTAATAGGATCTGGTGGCGATGGAATGCCTTTAATATTAGGAAATAACTAG
- a CDS encoding nuclear transport factor 2 family protein, protein MGLSEKQLVESFYTSEFYKDPSQVSKHFHTDAELYWNSSAGFNKMNVKKLEGICAEMAKSFEYLRPVISHLLQDDKTVTIRITYFTQTIENPDEEIPLAHMVAIWEIKDGKMFKGYQMSQPADDSSENLSSFMGTNF, encoded by the coding sequence ATGGGTTTGAGCGAAAAACAACTTGTAGAATCTTTTTATACTTCGGAATTTTATAAAGATCCCTCGCAAGTTTCCAAGCATTTTCATACCGATGCCGAATTATATTGGAACAGCAGTGCAGGTTTTAATAAAATGAATGTAAAAAAGCTGGAAGGAATTTGTGCTGAAATGGCGAAATCTTTTGAATATTTACGACCTGTAATCAGCCATTTGCTGCAAGATGATAAAACGGTTACCATAAGGATTACCTATTTTACACAAACCATTGAGAATCCGGACGAAGAAATTCCTTTAGCGCATATGGTTGCTATCTGGGAAATTAAGGACGGAAAAATGTTCAAAGGATACCAAATGAGCCAACCAGCAGATGATTCTTCGGAAAACCTTAGTTCCTTTATGGGAACAAACTTTTAA
- the fabG gene encoding 3-oxoacyl-[acyl-carrier-protein] reductase — protein MKLLEGKNAIITGGSRGIGKGIAEVFAKHGANVAFTYASSINAANELEKELNGLGVKAKGYKSNAANYEEAQELIKNVAEDFGAIDIVINNAGITKDNLLMRMTEEDFDAVIEVNLKSVFNMTKAVQRTMLKQRSGSIINMSSVVGVKGNAGQANYAASKAGIIGFSKSMALELGSRNIRTNVIAPGFIETEMTEKLDEKTVQGWRESIPLKRGGTPEDIANACVFLASDLSSYVTGQVIHVNGGMLT, from the coding sequence ATGAAGTTACTAGAAGGTAAAAATGCTATTATCACTGGAGGTAGTAGGGGTATTGGGAAAGGTATTGCCGAAGTGTTTGCAAAGCATGGAGCAAATGTGGCTTTTACCTATGCCTCTTCTATAAACGCGGCGAATGAGTTGGAGAAAGAATTAAACGGCCTTGGTGTGAAAGCAAAGGGTTATAAATCGAATGCAGCAAACTACGAAGAAGCTCAAGAGCTCATTAAAAATGTTGCAGAGGATTTTGGTGCGATAGATATCGTGATCAACAATGCAGGAATTACCAAAGATAATTTATTGATGAGAATGACCGAAGAGGATTTTGACGCTGTAATAGAAGTGAATTTAAAGTCGGTTTTTAATATGACCAAAGCAGTGCAGCGTACCATGTTAAAACAACGTTCGGGAAGTATCATCAATATGAGTTCTGTAGTAGGGGTTAAAGGAAATGCTGGTCAGGCAAATTATGCAGCTTCTAAGGCAGGAATCATAGGGTTTTCTAAATCCATGGCATTAGAGTTAGGATCTCGAAACATTAGGACCAATGTAATTGCTCCTGGGTTTATAGAAACAGAAATGACCGAAAAATTGGATGAGAAAACTGTCCAAGGATGGAGGGAATCCATTCCGTTAAAAAGGGGTGGAACTCCAGAGGATATTGCAAATGCATGTGTTTTCTTGGCAAGTGACCTTAGTAGTTATGTGACAGGCCAAGTAATTCACGTAAATGGTGGGATGCTTACCTAG
- a CDS encoding vWA domain-containing protein, with the protein MPIATILYISLAAIFSLGFVFFSYFFRSKKNGKQTYFLAIARFLTLFILLLLLINPQIKQLEFEIEKPDLILVVDQSASIANLEKADSVGSFVESLKKNDALAERFNITEYGFGEELNQNTGDNYQFNEKKTNIHNALNQLNKLHKSTPSALIILSDGNSTYGQDYEFFKTNESIKILPIIVGDTTATLDLYIAGLNVNKYAFLNNKFPVEVILNYSGNKTLKGDFQLKAGKNVLFSKTVDFDKDRSSEIITTTLTAKQIGTIIYEASISSSENEKNRFNNKRSFAVEVIDEKSKILLVSDISHPDLGALKKSIEKNEQREVILKDVDNINILELTGFQLIILYQPNNKFNSLITEADKQKINKFIVTGTQTDWVFLNSLQRNFSKSASNQTQDLFPIYNGNYLQFQFEDFGFGKLPPLEDVFGTLDIDSENSNILLYQKIEGVNTKQALLGVFQDNTIKTGVLFGENIWKWRSAIYRTHQSFEKFDEFMGKYIQYLSSNKKRDRLTYESEPIYLENDQIVITAQYFDENYVFNADADLTIQIYNPSEEKSFEAQMLPNSNFYGVEIKDLAPGEYQFNIREGSSGIQKKGSFTVLEFNVEQQHTSANFTKLDFLAKNNQGQLYFLDQQKDLITNLIQDKRFVSVQKSREKTVPLIDWKYLLILLMLSLSAEWFTRKYFGLI; encoded by the coding sequence ATGCCAATAGCGACAATTTTATATATAAGCCTAGCTGCAATTTTTTCGCTGGGTTTTGTTTTTTTTAGCTATTTCTTCCGAAGTAAAAAAAACGGTAAGCAAACCTATTTTCTAGCCATTGCACGGTTTCTGACGCTTTTTATATTGTTATTATTGCTTATAAACCCTCAAATAAAACAACTGGAATTTGAAATTGAAAAGCCAGATTTGATTCTGGTAGTAGATCAATCTGCCTCGATTGCAAATTTAGAAAAGGCAGATAGCGTTGGTTCTTTTGTGGAGTCTTTGAAAAAAAATGATGCACTAGCTGAACGATTCAATATTACTGAATATGGCTTTGGGGAGGAATTAAACCAAAATACTGGAGATAATTACCAATTTAATGAGAAGAAAACAAATATCCATAATGCCCTCAATCAATTAAATAAGCTCCATAAATCCACTCCCTCGGCATTGATAATTCTTTCCGATGGAAATTCTACTTATGGGCAAGATTATGAATTTTTTAAAACAAATGAAAGCATAAAAATCCTTCCCATTATAGTTGGGGACACCACAGCAACCTTAGATCTTTACATCGCTGGCCTCAATGTGAACAAATATGCATTTTTAAATAATAAGTTCCCTGTAGAGGTAATTTTAAATTACTCCGGAAATAAAACCCTAAAAGGGGATTTTCAGCTAAAAGCGGGAAAAAATGTTTTATTCAGTAAAACCGTAGATTTTGATAAAGACCGCTCTTCTGAAATTATTACCACAACTTTAACGGCAAAACAAATTGGAACCATAATTTATGAAGCTTCCATTTCTTCTTCGGAAAATGAAAAGAACCGCTTTAATAATAAAAGGAGTTTTGCGGTTGAAGTGATCGATGAAAAATCGAAGATCTTGCTGGTGTCCGATATTTCTCATCCCGATCTGGGAGCACTAAAAAAATCCATCGAAAAGAATGAGCAAAGGGAGGTGATTTTGAAAGATGTAGATAATATTAATATTTTAGAATTAACTGGTTTTCAATTAATTATATTATACCAGCCGAACAATAAGTTCAATAGCTTAATCACTGAAGCAGATAAGCAAAAAATCAACAAATTTATAGTTACGGGTACTCAAACAGATTGGGTTTTCCTTAATTCCCTTCAGCGGAACTTTTCTAAAAGTGCCTCCAATCAAACCCAAGATTTGTTTCCAATATATAATGGGAACTATCTTCAATTTCAATTTGAAGATTTCGGCTTCGGTAAATTGCCACCCCTGGAAGATGTTTTTGGAACTTTAGATATAGATTCAGAAAACTCCAATATCTTACTATATCAAAAAATTGAAGGGGTTAATACAAAGCAAGCTTTATTAGGTGTTTTTCAGGACAATACCATAAAAACAGGAGTGTTGTTTGGTGAGAATATATGGAAGTGGCGATCAGCAATTTATAGAACACATCAAAGTTTTGAAAAATTTGATGAATTTATGGGAAAGTATATTCAGTATTTATCTTCAAATAAAAAACGCGATCGGTTGACGTATGAATCGGAACCCATTTATTTGGAAAATGACCAAATAGTTATTACTGCCCAGTATTTCGATGAAAACTATGTTTTTAATGCGGATGCTGATCTAACCATTCAGATATATAACCCTTCCGAAGAAAAGAGTTTTGAAGCCCAAATGTTGCCAAACTCAAATTTCTATGGTGTGGAAATAAAAGATCTCGCACCGGGAGAATATCAATTTAACATAAGGGAAGGAAGCTCCGGAATCCAGAAAAAAGGAAGTTTTACTGTACTGGAATTTAATGTGGAACAGCAACACACATCTGCTAATTTTACTAAGTTGGATTTCTTGGCTAAAAATAATCAAGGTCAGCTTTATTTTCTAGATCAACAAAAAGATTTAATTACGAACCTAATTCAAGATAAACGCTTTGTTTCTGTGCAAAAAAGCCGTGAAAAAACCGTACCTTTAATCGATTGGAAATATTTACTAATCCTATTGATGCTAAGCCTTAGTGCCGAGTGGTTTACAAGAAAGTATTTCGGTTTAATTTAG
- the hisG gene encoding ATP phosphoribosyltransferase, giving the protein MSKEKLRIAIQKAGRLNEDSLKILKDAGISIDNGKEQLKATSPNFPLEVLYLRNGDIPQYLRDGVVDIAFLGENVLEEKGHDIIQAEKLGFSKCRVSIAVPKSMKYNGIEDLEGKRIATSYPNTLNSFLKKKGITADLHIINGSVEIAPNIGLADAICDIVSSGNTLFKNNLKEVEVMMKSEAVLAVAPNISEERKEILAKLQFRLKSVLNARTSKYILLNAPDAKLAEIIKLLPGMRSPTVLPLAEKGWSSIHTVIQENKFWEIIHELKELGAEGILVAPIEKMVL; this is encoded by the coding sequence ATGAGCAAAGAAAAATTAAGAATTGCAATTCAAAAAGCAGGAAGGCTCAATGAAGATTCCCTGAAAATATTGAAAGATGCCGGAATCTCGATAGATAATGGAAAAGAACAGCTTAAAGCTACTTCCCCTAATTTCCCTTTAGAAGTATTGTACCTAAGGAATGGGGATATTCCACAATATCTTAGGGATGGAGTTGTGGATATTGCCTTTTTGGGCGAGAACGTATTGGAAGAAAAAGGCCATGATATTATCCAAGCAGAAAAATTAGGTTTCTCTAAGTGCAGGGTTTCCATTGCAGTACCAAAATCTATGAAATATAATGGAATTGAAGATCTGGAGGGGAAGCGGATTGCTACTTCCTATCCAAATACCTTAAATTCATTCTTGAAGAAAAAAGGAATCACGGCAGATCTGCACATCATTAATGGTTCTGTAGAAATTGCGCCAAATATTGGCTTGGCAGATGCCATTTGTGATATTGTATCCAGTGGAAATACCTTGTTCAAAAACAATTTGAAAGAAGTAGAGGTAATGATGAAAAGTGAAGCGGTTCTTGCTGTTGCTCCTAATATTTCGGAAGAAAGAAAAGAGATTTTAGCAAAACTTCAATTTAGGTTAAAATCGGTGCTTAATGCGCGGACTTCAAAATATATACTTTTGAACGCGCCAGATGCTAAATTAGCAGAGATCATTAAATTACTGCCTGGAATGCGAAGTCCTACGGTACTTCCTTTAGCAGAAAAAGGCTGGAGTTCCATCCATACCGTAATTCAGGAAAATAAATTCTGGGAAATTATACATGAGCTAAAAGAGCTTGGAGCCGAAGGGATTTTGGTAGCCCCAATTGAAAAAATGGTATTATAA
- a CDS encoding UDP-3-O-(3-hydroxymyristoyl)glucosamine N-acyltransferase has product MKFPQKHTLQQIATIISATYVGESDFPVFGMNEIHVVTEGDIVFVDHPKYYDKALNSAATIILINKEVECPPGKALLISEDPFRDFNKLTEYFKPFEKSDFKIADSAQIGKNTIIQPNVFIGNDVKIGDNCRIHSNVSIYDNTIIGNNVIIHAGTVLGADAFYFKSRPSGYDKLLSGGRVVIDHDVEIGALCTIDKGVSGDTFIGAGTKLDNQVQIGHDTIIGKKCLIASQTGIAGCVIVEDEVSIWGQVGIRSDVTIKKGSVLMAQCGVSKTTEENTSYWGSPAQEFRTKLRQMAAVKMLPGIIDKLK; this is encoded by the coding sequence ATGAAATTTCCTCAGAAGCATACGCTTCAACAAATAGCTACAATCATCTCCGCTACGTATGTTGGCGAATCTGATTTTCCGGTGTTTGGAATGAATGAGATCCATGTAGTTACAGAGGGGGATATTGTTTTTGTAGATCATCCAAAATATTATGATAAGGCATTGAATTCTGCCGCAACTATTATTTTGATCAATAAAGAAGTGGAATGCCCTCCGGGAAAAGCGCTGCTTATCTCAGAGGATCCCTTTCGGGATTTTAATAAGCTCACCGAATATTTTAAACCTTTTGAAAAATCTGATTTTAAGATCGCAGATTCAGCTCAAATAGGAAAAAATACCATTATTCAGCCTAACGTTTTTATAGGCAATGATGTGAAAATAGGTGATAACTGTAGGATTCACTCCAATGTAAGTATTTACGATAACACTATTATTGGCAATAATGTAATTATTCATGCAGGTACTGTTTTGGGGGCCGATGCGTTCTATTTTAAAAGCAGGCCCAGCGGATACGATAAACTGCTTTCTGGAGGCCGCGTGGTTATAGACCATGATGTGGAAATTGGAGCTTTATGTACAATAGATAAAGGTGTTTCTGGAGATACTTTCATAGGGGCTGGAACCAAACTGGATAATCAGGTTCAAATAGGTCATGATACCATTATAGGTAAAAAATGCCTTATTGCATCGCAAACAGGTATTGCCGGTTGTGTTATAGTGGAAGATGAAGTAAGTATTTGGGGACAGGTTGGAATTAGAAGCGATGTTACCATTAAAAAAGGCAGCGTTCTTATGGCTCAATGTGGGGTTTCCAAAACTACTGAAGAAAATACCAGTTATTGGGGATCGCCAGCACAGGAATTCAGGACAAAATTAAGACAGATGGCAGCCGTAAAAATGCTTCCGGGAATCATAGATAAATTAAAATAG
- a CDS encoding bifunctional UDP-3-O-[3-hydroxymyristoyl] N-acetylglucosamine deacetylase/3-hydroxyacyl-ACP dehydratase translates to MAEIISKQQTIKNEISLKGVGLHTGKEVTLTFKPAPENTGYVFKRMDLDNQPTIDADVIYVVNTQRGTNLEKDGITIQTSEHVLAACVGLEIDNIIIELDASEPPIMDGSSKFFVEALEEAGIIAQESDRDEFIVSEVISYKDEATGSELIVMPSDTYQVTTMVDFGTKVLGTQNASLNKLSDFKSEIADARTFSFLHEIETLLEHGLIKGGDLNNAIVYVDKELSPETMSKLRDAFKKDNISVKPNGILDNLTLHYPNEAARHKLLDVLGDLALIGTRIRGKVIATKPGHEVNTQFAKKLSKIIKTERRNNVPKIDFDKAPLMDVNDIMNILPHRPPFLLVDKIYSLSPTCVIGMKNVTMNEPFFVGHFPGKPVMPGVLQVEAMAQTGGILALKSVPDPENYLTFFMKIDNVKFKQQVVPGDTLIFKLELLAPIRRGICQMQGYAYVNGKLVTEAILMAQIVKNK, encoded by the coding sequence ATGGCTGAAATCATTTCAAAACAGCAAACTATAAAGAATGAGATCTCTCTAAAAGGAGTTGGACTTCATACTGGAAAAGAAGTAACCCTTACTTTTAAACCTGCCCCTGAAAACACGGGCTATGTTTTTAAAAGAATGGATTTGGATAACCAACCAACCATCGATGCAGATGTTATTTATGTGGTAAATACACAGCGCGGCACCAATCTTGAAAAAGATGGAATAACTATCCAAACTTCAGAGCATGTGCTTGCTGCTTGTGTAGGCCTGGAAATAGATAATATTATTATAGAGCTCGATGCATCTGAACCTCCAATCATGGATGGTTCTTCCAAATTTTTTGTTGAAGCTTTGGAAGAAGCAGGAATAATTGCTCAGGAATCTGATCGGGACGAATTTATTGTAAGTGAAGTTATTTCTTATAAGGACGAAGCTACTGGCAGTGAATTGATTGTAATGCCATCAGATACGTATCAGGTGACCACTATGGTAGATTTTGGCACCAAAGTCCTAGGCACCCAAAATGCTTCTCTAAATAAATTGTCCGATTTTAAATCGGAGATTGCAGATGCACGTACGTTCAGTTTTTTACATGAAATTGAAACATTATTGGAGCATGGCCTTATTAAGGGAGGTGATCTAAATAATGCCATTGTTTATGTAGATAAAGAATTGAGCCCGGAAACCATGTCCAAACTAAGGGATGCCTTTAAAAAGGACAATATCTCTGTAAAACCCAATGGAATCCTGGATAACCTTACTTTGCACTATCCAAATGAAGCAGCAAGACATAAATTGTTGGATGTGCTTGGGGATCTGGCTTTAATTGGAACCCGTATCCGGGGAAAGGTGATTGCTACCAAACCCGGTCATGAAGTCAATACCCAGTTCGCCAAGAAATTATCGAAGATAATAAAGACCGAACGCAGGAACAATGTACCTAAAATAGATTTTGACAAGGCTCCTTTGATGGATGTTAACGATATCATGAATATTTTGCCGCATCGTCCGCCATTTTTGTTGGTGGACAAAATTTATTCCCTTTCCCCAACTTGTGTCATTGGGATGAAAAACGTTACGATGAACGAGCCATTTTTTGTTGGACATTTTCCGGGGAAACCGGTGATGCCAGGAGTTTTACAAGTGGAGGCAATGGCGCAAACAGGTGGGATCCTGGCGTTGAAATCTGTTCCCGACCCAGAAAACTATCTTACATTTTTCATGAAAATAGATAATGTAAAATTTAAACAGCAAGTGGTCCCTGGAGATACATTGATCTTTAAACTAGAACTATTGGCGCCAATAAGAAGAGGAATTTGCCAAATGCAGGGATATGCCTATGTAAACGGTAAATTAGTAACAGAAGCTATATTGATGGCTCAAATCGTAAAAAACAAATAA
- the sucD gene encoding succinate--CoA ligase subunit alpha — protein MSVLVNKDSKIIVQGFTGSEGTFHAEQMIEYGTNVVGGVTPGKGGQSHLDKPVFNTVSQAVKETGANVSIIFVPPAFAADAIMEAADAGIEVIITITEGIPVSDMIKANNYIQNRSCRLVGPNCPGVITPGEAKVGIMPGFVFKKGKVGIVSKSGTLTYEAADQVVKQGLGISTAIGIGGDPIIGTTTKEAVELLMNDDETECIVMIGEIGGQLEADAAQWVKANGNRKPVIGFIAGETAPAGRTMGHAGAIVGGSEDTAQAKKEILRENGIHVVDSPAEIGKKVAEVLKTVNA, from the coding sequence ATGAGCGTTTTAGTCAATAAAGATTCAAAGATAATAGTTCAAGGTTTCACGGGAAGTGAAGGTACATTTCATGCTGAACAAATGATAGAGTATGGAACCAATGTTGTTGGAGGGGTAACTCCAGGAAAAGGTGGACAATCTCATTTGGACAAGCCTGTTTTCAATACGGTATCACAAGCTGTAAAAGAAACGGGAGCCAATGTTTCCATTATTTTTGTGCCGCCAGCTTTTGCTGCAGATGCCATTATGGAAGCTGCAGATGCTGGGATTGAAGTAATTATTACAATTACTGAAGGTATTCCGGTTTCAGATATGATCAAAGCAAATAATTATATTCAAAATAGGTCATGTAGACTTGTTGGGCCTAACTGTCCAGGGGTAATTACTCCAGGAGAAGCAAAAGTTGGAATTATGCCTGGTTTTGTGTTCAAAAAAGGAAAAGTAGGAATTGTTTCCAAATCTGGAACTCTTACTTACGAAGCTGCAGATCAGGTTGTAAAACAAGGTTTGGGAATTTCTACTGCAATTGGAATTGGTGGGGATCCAATTATTGGAACAACTACGAAAGAAGCAGTGGAATTGTTGATGAATGATGATGAGACCGAGTGTATCGTTATGATTGGTGAAATTGGTGGTCAGTTGGAAGCAGATGCTGCACAATGGGTCAAGGCCAATGGGAACAGAAAACCAGTTATTGGATTTATCGCGGGAGAAACTGCACCAGCAGGTCGTACCATGGGACATGCAGGAGCAATAGTGGGTGGTAGTGAAGATACTGCACAGGCTAAAAAAGAGATTCTTCGTGAAAACGGAATCCACGTTGTAGATTCTCCAGCTGAAATTGGAAAGAAAGTTGCTGAAGTACTTAAAACTGTGAATGCATAA